From one Salmo salar chromosome ssa09, Ssal_v3.1, whole genome shotgun sequence genomic stretch:
- the LOC106612776 gene encoding olfactory receptor 2A25-like, which produces MENSTHYEVFRLAAYGDIGRLKYFYFALVTVLYFVIILANALLIGVICIERSLHEPMYLFLCALFVNQLYGSTGLFPALMFYLLSDTHDISLIYCYLQIYVLYTCALTEFSNLAVMSYDRYISICYPLRYNSIMTPKIICGLILLSWLSSFFLIAIIISLSLRLQFCGNILNRLYCDNYSVVKLACSNTMLNNIWGLLVTVVYVSCTIFPTIYSYVRILQICLKSSKETKQKAFNTCTPHIASMLNFFFGWLFVILQGRYETADLPPILRTILFVYFLICPPIFNPFMYGVRMVKIRHSCNKVLGLNPGT; this is translated from the coding sequence ATGGAAAACTCTACTCACTACGAGGTCTTCAGGCTTGCTGCATACGGTGATATCGGACGATtgaagtatttctactttgctctAGTAACTGTATTATATTTTGTCATCATTCTTGCCAATGCTTTACTTATTGGAGTTATCTGCATTGAAAGAAGCCTTCATGAACCCATGTATCTGTTTCTATGTGCTTTGTTTGTTAATCAGTTGTATGGGAGCACTGGTTTGTTTCCTGCTCTCATGTTTTACTTACTGTCTGACACACATGATATTTCACTTATTTATTGTTATCTCCAGATTTATGTGTTGTACACATGTGCTCTAACAGAATTTAGTAATTTAGCGGTTATGTCTTATGACAGGTACATTTCTATTTGTTATCCCCTACGATATAATAGTATTATGACACCTAAAATAATTTGTGGCTTAATTCTGCTGTCCTGGTTGTCTTCTTTTTTCCTCATCGCCATCATTATCTCACTGAGTTTGCGACTGCAATTTTGTGGTAACATTCTAAACAGACTGTATTGTGATAACTACTCAGTAGTCAAGCTTGCCTGTTCAAATACTATGCTGAATAATATATGGGGTCTTCTTGTCACTGTGGTTTATGTTTCTTGTACTATATTTCCTACCATATACTCATATGTCAGAATTCTACAAATATGTTTAAAGTCTTCAAAAGAGACAAAACAGAAAGCATTTAACACTTGCACACCACATATAGCCTCTATGCTGAACTTCTTCTTTGGCTGGTTATTTGTGATTCTACAAGGCAGATATGAAACTGCAGATCTTCCACCTATACTTCGCactattttatttgtttattttctgaTATGTCCACCAATTTTCAATCCTTTCATGTATGGCGTTAGGATGGTTAAAATCAGGCATTCTTGTAACAAGGTACTAGGCCTTAACCCTGGAACATAA